The nucleotide window AGGAGCATGAGGACCCACAACACCCCCTGCTGGGAGATGGACTGGACTAGGACTACCAGCTGCATATCCGTTTTGGTGCGGAGGCGATTGCCATCCCCCCTGTTGCTGTTGCATTGGAGATTGCCATCCTTGTTGATGCTGCTGCGCCTGATattgttgctgttgaaAATGATTTTGCTGACCACCGGCAGCTACATTTGCCCAGCTAGGCTGTGATTGAGGTGGATATGCTGTTTGTTGCTGATTTACAGTGCCTGGGTAACCATAATGTtgatgttgttgctgctgttgttgcgGACCTGTAGGCTCTTGAGAGCCGCAACATATTTTTAGTAGGCTTGTAAGTACGGATACGAGAGACATAGCGGGAAGTCTGCAAGCTGTTACGGCTGAGGAGCAAACAGAGTATTGCATTGGAAAgtaaaaggaaaggaaagatgaatAAAAGTTGTAAACAAACCTACGAAAAGCCAAGCCTGCAAAACAGGATCAATTCCGTTAGTGGTGTTCCTATTTTTAATCCGTGCAACATAATATTAGATGCCGATCACAATTTGGTTTCGCCAGTAACGATGACCACCATCGATCCAGGAGCGGAGTTAGCCAAGATTCTGCATGGTATGCAGTACGTAGCAATTATGCAGAGCCTTTGACTAATCAAGTGCGACAAACGTTACAATGCATGATGCCAAAATGCTCTAACAACCACTGATTTAGTCGGTCAGCCGGGCCCCGCCAACCCGAGAACTTCTTTCGGCTCATGTACCCCCATGCCCAGGTAGCTTGCCTCCAAATTGATCTCTGTCCCGTCCTTGAGTATTTGTCTTTTTCACCtgatctttttcttccttctcctcgacaTTTCGATCCCTGGCCCTTGAGACTTCTTTTGCCCACCACGCTTCCATTTCATCGCTTACTGAGATCCTCTGCACACTGGCGTCGGAGAGCATTTCTAATGTTTTGGACATTTTCCGAAGCTACGGCTCATAAGTCAGCAATCGTGGAACCGTAAATGCAGCAAATATATATCACTTGATGCTCGATGGCCACATAATCTCGCTGCTTTAAGGGAGGATTTCTGAAATTATATCTTAGATGCAAGAGAAAAGCCGGGCGAATCTGCTGTGTAATTCCACGGTACGGTACGGTAATGTTAATCCTGTTTGCTGTTGAAAAGGTGTTGGGACCTCACCGGTGGCTTGCTAAGTGCAATTCTCATTCCCCTGCACAGGAATCCATCAGCCTTTTCTCATCCATCGATAGCCTTCAGTTTACCGAGAAATGACGTACTCTCTATAGAGATTTATCACGTCTTGTTGCAAGCCTGATCTAACCATATTGCTGGgatctctctctctttaAGTTGACAGTTATAATGCCTGACTTTGCAGTGGTTGAAatgcagaagaggagagcCAAGAAAAAGCAGTGAAGCGAAACTACAGACTCTACGAAAGATAATAGCAGGTTCGTTACGTaggaggagggcgaagaagagggtggaggCAGCAAGGCGGATGGAGCCGAAAGACGGATTTGATTCCGTCGTAGTTCATCGCGGTCAATGATGGTGGTCGCTGTCGCGGCCTCAGCTCATATCGACACTACGACATCCGCTTCCACTTCTCACTTTTCATccatttctctttctcaacCGACAATGAACACGCTTCTCCAGCAAGTACAACAACCATCAAAGCTCGACGCGTTCACGGCAGCCGAAGACGAGTTTGCCAGCTCAGACCCCGCCGCCTGGGGCAGTATGGCCGGCTTCGGTAACCTTTCTCGAACAGGGAGTGTTTCTGGCATGAGTGTACCCCGAGTGCACGATGTAAGTTTCTGGAAGAGTTCAGACCACAGCATCAACCTGATAAACTTGTATTGTAGCCTACTTCATTCCTTGACATGCACACCGACTCAATGTCTGCCAACCCAGAGGCCAAGATTAAGATTGCTCACGGCACGACAACCCTCGCTTTCCGTTTCAAGGGAGGTATCATTGTCGCCGTGGATTCTAGGGCTACTGCAGGGAGTTATGTTGGTGAGTATGGTGCTTATCTGGATATAGCAATGCACCTAATGACGTTCCCTCATAGCTTCCGGCACTGTCAAGAAGGTTATCGAAATCAACAAATTTCTACTCGGAACCATGGCCGGTGGTGCGGCCGACTGTCAATACTGGTGCGTCAATAGCTGATCATTAAAAGCTACTATACTAATTCCCTGCTTTAGGGAAACATATCTTGGCATGCAGTGTCGACTGCACGAATTGAGGAATAAGGAAAGGATTTCTGTTGCAGCTGCATCCAAGATCCTTTCCAATATCGTCTACCAATACAAAGGGATGGGATTGAGTATGGTCAGTCGTTCTCTTGTTCAGCAATTTGGAACTTTTGAACTGACATGTTGCTTCCTGTAGGGTACCATGGTTTGTGGCTGGGACAAGACTGGACCATGCATATTCTACGTCGACGATGATGGGCAAAGACTTAAAGGCGATCTCTTCTCTGTTGGTTCGGGTAGTACTTTCGCCTATGGCGTGCTCGACCAGGTTAGTGTTGTCAGGGTACTGCCATTTTGAAGAGAAGTCACTGACTTAATTTAGGGCTATAAATGGGATCTTAGTGACGAGGAGGCTCAAGAGCTTGGAAGGCGGTCAATCGTTGCTGCTGGTCATAGAGACGCTTATTCTGGTAATACCTGTAACTTGTATCACGTCAGACAAGAGGGTTGGGAATTTATTGGTATGGGTTTTTCTCTCCTATGGTTTTTTGCGAAACTAAATGTGCACATCGCAGGCAACTATGACATCAACGAGCTGTGGTATGAATacgaagggaagaagaaggctgctcGGGAAGCGGCAGCTGGATCTCCTATGGCGGTGGAAGCTTAGACGGTAGAAGGAATGTAATGCATGTATACATAAGATtatcctcatccatccctTGCACAGCTTTGGGCTGTTTAGGTCATCGAATGGAGAGATGTACTTTGTGCTTCCCACATCACCTGCGTCGCGTATTTATTGATTAATTGACAACCCGTACTTCTTTGATAAATAGACAATGATGCAACTTTAAGAGCGCCTCCCATACCACAAGGACGCAAAATTATCTATTACATAGTTATACAAGTAGTGCTCTAGTATACATGATTGATTACCTGACCTAGGTGGTAAAACACCAATGCAAACACTTCATTTGCTGTTTACACGCATTTACAAATTACAACCAAGAGTGCCATCCTGTGGGACGATATCAATGAACAATGAAATACAGAGATAGTTCGTTAAAGCTTACCCCGGAAGATAGTCGCTAAATTGTTCACATCCCGAGCTTCTTGGATGAGCTGGTTAACCCGATATTGTACTGATAGCTCCTTCGAAAGATTTTCTCTTGTTTCTCTCATAATCCTATCGGCCTTTTCTTGTCCGCGTTCCGGATACATTTTATGATGGCCATCTTGtgctttcttcattttgTCATCCACCATCCACGTATGAAGTGGATCTTGTTTGAATACTTCCAGGATGGTAAGTACGACATCTGAAGAATCGATGAGGGTCTGGAGTACAAGCTGCGAGCATTGCCGGAATGCACCATTCACCCCAGTAACACCTAAAGCGTCGACCAAGTCATCTGTGAGCCGAAAAGGTACAAGCTCAGGGATTGGGAGTATACGTCCCTAACAACATCCACTTAGCTAAAGGTGAAATCATTGGCATTATTACTTACTGCCCCAAAAGCAATGCCAAAATCAATGTGAACGAGCTCCCCTGTGCACTCATCCATGAGGATATTGGAACAATGTCTATCACCTATTTCCAGAACCCAACCGACAATACTTGTCACAGCAAGGCTTCGAGCATAAGTCAGTTTCATCGAAAACCAGGCCATTGGGTCACGATATTTTTCAGTAAATAAGTGCCGCATGACAGGGTGGAAGCGTTTCTTCAGTTTCATCCACGTTTGAATAATCTTCTCGTCGTTGTTTTTTACTGACTGCACTTCCTGCATCGTCTTTAAGAAATCATGGGAAGTGATGTCTTTGGGATGATACCTGAAGATGGCTGCGTCAGCGGTATCCCACTTCGTTCCTTACACTTACTTCTCATGGGCTGGTGGTAAGTACTTGATGAGAGGTTTCGTGCCCACGACAAACTCAATCACTCCAGTGGCATCTGGAAGGGCCAATACTCCGTACGTTCTGTATCGAAGCTTTCTGGAACGAGTTTGACGATTTCGATTAAGGAGATCGTTGACAAGAACGAAAATCTGCTCCATCACCGCATCTTGCCGGAATCCGTCGTCTTTCTTAAACTATACAAAGTAAATTAATCTGGCTTATTCAGCCAAGAACCAAAGCAAGACATACCAGTTGAGTATATTTTTGTCCGTTGGAATCGAAGCATGTCATGACTTTGGGCCTTGATAGCCCGCCAGCCCTTGTATACCACTCTGAGAAATGGTCGAAAGTGGCAATATCTTTGTATTGACAAGTAACATCTATCGATGGGGCGCTAGTGGCGACAGGTATATCCCGAGGAGTCTTTCGAAGTGGACTATCACTTGGAAGTTTGTACTCCAAACGCTTATCTTTCTCGACGAAAGAAGTCCACTCCATCGCAATTGCTACAAACCTTTTCATAGATCTTGCAGCACCAGCAGCCAGCCGATTTGACGCCGAACTTGTCAGTCTCATCATAATGTCATCAGCGGCACTCTTGCGCCCAAGCATCGAGGAGTTTGTTGACTGTGGCTGCTTGTGTTCCCAAAGTAGCGGTATAACATGATAAAGGGTATGATAAGGGTGATCCTGACTCATTCGAAACATAAGTCCATTGAGGGTGGCATTAAAGATGGTGGGAGATTCTGGGCGGTGAAGACGAGCAGCGAGCTGTGgggcaaggaagatgaatttGTATGACGGTACTTTTCGAATGGCGCGAGAAAAAATGACGTtactttcttcatttttgtCGTTCTCGAGCCAGAGAGTAACTAATCGGGTGATGCAGTTGTTGAAGTTATCGGTCATACTAACAGCCTCCGCGTAGAACTGTAAAGCAGCGTTAAGGTATTGCTTTTGCTGCATCTCAAATTTCTTCAGTTTTTCCTCGTCAAGTTCAGCTTCGCGAACGGCAGAATTTTTCTGATCGCTTTCACGAGCTCGAGATTGTCTTGCTGAAAGTCGCAAAACCTGAGAAGCGCGAAGTTTGCTGTACTCTTTGAGTTCTTTAACGTCGGCCGAAGATGATTGGCTGACATATTGCTTATCTGCAAAGCAAGCGAATTGATAGAAGATTTCTGCGTGCTCTGATACATCGGCCGTCGATCTTTTGATAGACTTGGTGACATTGGAAAACATTCCAAAGATTTCGTGAGCTGCTTTGAGCCGAGCTTCTGACGCCCAATGGGCCTAAAGAGACGTATAAGATATGGTATTCCTCTTGAGAGTCTTAAGGAAACTTACTAAACGTCCCTCAAGGGCAGGGATTCTCTGTCCTTTagatttcttcttcttttcccgCAGCAGAAGATCCTCCAACAACTGGATAGCTAGTGTATGCTCGCCTTGCTTCCACAACACTTCGCAAAAAACGTCCTGCGCCTCATCTATCTCTCCTACATCGGCCTGCAGTTTTTGCAAAGCTGTCAGTGAATTGATGGCAGCTTGGAGATTGTTCGATTTGAGAGCTAGTCTGCTGAGCTTGATATGACACGTGCTTTCTGCTTTAATCACAAGTTCCATTTTGGGGGTAAGGACATCACCGATCATATCTCGACTCTCGCGTTGCTTGACTGAATCAAACACTGAAAGACGAGTAGCAATTATTCTTTCGGCACTTGCAAATCTAGGCGTCGTGATCAGCAGTGAAATTGCGGATGTGTCCTGGAATGCACGCACTCAAATCTATCATTAATATCTTGCAGATCACGAAGGGTACCCCTATCGATCGCTTCATGTATCTCTTGTTGCAGCTGAGGGTCCAACCAGCGATTCAATTCTCGGAGGCATAATAAATTTGTCACCGTCGATTGAATAGATGTCAGCATTTCCTTCTGAAGGCCACCCAAACGCGTCATCTCTGCGTGTACCGCCTTATCAACGATCTTGGAGGCTGACTCGTAGCTTTTACTACGGTGAACAGCACTCAAAGCCGAGTATAGTAATCCAGAAGATGTTGCGCCGGATTCCCTACCGATAGGAAGATTCCAGTCGCCCGTACGCCAGCTCAAGTCGGCAAAAAACGGATCATCCAGAGGAACAGACCCGCTCGTTCTAGTTTCAGTAGCTACGACGGATGCAAGACGAGACAGGCCGATGTcgtgaagatgatgaaggactGGAATAGCGGATCTAGAATCACTCCCATTAACATTGTAGACTGCCCCTGCCCATCCAAGCGCTTCCCAGGACAAGCCCTCATGCTCAAGTCGGCGTCGTAGGGAATCTCGGATGTCCTTGTTTTGCACGCCGTAGAAGCCGTCAGGATCTTCCACATTACTGTAAATGTCGTACATTATCTGCGCATCATTAGCCAAGATTGGCTGTTGGAATGATTCCAACACTTACCTCACGTACTCTGGGTTCTCCAAGATCTAACCATCCCCCCTGGTCATTTGCGAGCTCAAGAAACAGTAATGCCGAAACATACAAACCACACTTGACCGCGGCTTTGCTTAGATCAACAAAGTTTACAGAGAGCCATGCGTTATAACCTAGCATTCCTGATCTGAATGGATGTTCATATCTTCGAAGCTGAAGAACAATGTTGACTATTGACTGTACAGTCTCTGTAGAGGCAAAAGGATTTCGTAATACCGTTTCAAAATGTTCTGAGATGGCTTTCGAGCGCTCGGAAGACATGGAACGACTGCAGACGAGAGCTGCGTGTACAAAATGCCCAAGGAAGtggtgaaggggaaggagtggTGTCGACAGCAGAGGCTCGAAAGACAAAAAGAACTTGTCATGTTGTGATGCAACTTTGCATAAGAGCCCCGAAAGTTCAAGAGACCACGTGGCGAAGTGTTCTGCCTTGTTGCTCCAAGCCGCATTGTTTATGACGCCATCAAGCTTCATGGCTTGACTTTGACTAACAGTGCCCACCGGAATGGGAACGAGAATCGGCAAAACGTCAGAGATATCCGCAGGGAGCTCTTTCAAGTCCTTTCCAGTAAGGATTGGCTTCATCCTTTGCAGGCAGCGGTACGCTGCGGACCTGACCTGGGGACGACGATCATGCAAAAGCTGCACCATGGTTTTGCAGATTGCAAGATAGAGTGCATTCATTGCTTCTGTTTTTCTGGGCTCCCCCGTCGTAGCAGTGAGGGCTTTAGCAGAAGTGTCCTGGCCGTAAAAGTTCAGGGAAGGAGCCCTCACTTCACCGTTGCAGAGGTACAGGAGATCTTGAAAGGCATTTATACCTTCCTTATCCAAGACGCTACTTATTTTGTCCTTTAAAGACCAAAACGTCGAGTCAACAAAGACTGATACGACGTCTTGCCTGTCATCTGAGTCGGCGCGACGAAGGAACTGTTTGCAAAGCTGGCCAGCGTTGTGCACTGCCTTATTCTGACTCAAGTCATCCAGATCTCTTAAAGACAGAGGGGTTGCAAGAACGGATAGACGGCTTCTTAGGCTATCAGGCCATAAAGCGACAGCTCGCTCAAAAGCCTCTTGGCTGATTTGAGAGTTTGACCATTTCGGACTCATTTTGACGATCCATTCCTCGACTGCATCACCCATCTGGTTAGACTGATGACTGCCGGTGGCAGCAGATCCACCGAGTTCAATGCGAATCTCGCCAAGCTGGCAGAATATGTTGACCAATTTTGAAGGCGTCGAGGATAATGATTCAAGCCGGTCAAAAGCCCACATCACCATGGATAGTACCGTACGACAGATGTCTGGTTGGAGTAAAAGGGCTATCGTTTCGGTAAGGAATGCCTCCCAGATAAGTGGACGCTGAAGCGTCCTTTGGTGGACCGAAAGGAGCATTGCCAAAGCTCGCAAGTAACGTCTTTGCTCACTGACGAGAAAGGCATTGTTGATGAGGGATGTGAGGCGTAGGATAGCAGCAAAAGTGAGCGCATGGAGAGAGATACTGCTATACTCCTTTTCTAGGAACCTGCAAACGTTGTAAATGTTTTGAAAAGATGCGGCCGGGTTGATTGCTTTGACTTTTCCAGTCTTTGCATTGTTGTCATGGGCCATCATCTGGGCGAATGCGATCCCTGCAGCAGTATCCTTTTCCGTTTTGTCAAGCCAAGCGACGATTTCATCGACTGACGActccaaatccatcaacTCCCAAAGATGAGCCGCCACTCCGTTAACATAGTTATGAAGCAACTTTTCGGCGTCGGCAGGACCTGACATGCCGGGAAAAGTACTTAGGAGCGCTAACGCCTCGGCTTTGCACTCCTTCATGTTGACGACGTTGGTTTTATCATTCGATAAAAAGAGTACCATGGCCATAGccgcagcagcaacagaaAGTTGCAGCGCAAGATCTTCGGGCGAAACGCCGCCGGCTGCATCACAAGCTGAAATGAAAAGCCCAATTTTACCACAATAGAGTATGTAAGCTCCCGCATGTTCCAAACAAGCGGTAAAGAAGGCAGAGCGGTTGGAAAGCCCAAACAAGCGGTGAGTGGTACTCAAGACAAACGTGATGGCTGATGACCGTGAAGTATCATGACTGATGGTGGTTGTAGGCGCATACGGGAGGTAGAGTGCGGTTATCGAGGAAAGACCGAGTCTGCGTGCTACGGCATCAAGACCCGCCCGAAGATGATCACTATACTCGGCACCACCTATTGCCGTTTCGTACAAATCGAAAATAACCATTTGGCGTTGTTTGGCAGAAGCGATGCAGCAATTAAGCTTCCACAGGACGTATGAGAGGTAGTGCTCGGGGAATGTAGGGTCACCAGCTTGTGAGTTTGAAGCTTGATCGTAGATGATTGGGTGTTCGGAAGGATGTATGGAGGGTCGATAGAGGGCGCTGGCAGCCGTTGTAGCCGCACGCGTTCGAACTCGCATATCCGGATCGCTCAAAGACTGAGAGATATAGTGGAACAAAtgctcctcatcttccatgCTCACATCATgctcctctgcctcttcttgcacCATGCCGTCTGCCCACAATGTTGACGCCGAGTCGTAGTGTAAGAATTGTTCAATGAAACGCAGCATGGCCAATCTGACTTTCCACGAAGTGATGGACCCCGAGGTGATCTTGGTAGCGATATAACAGACAAGACGCATGGCTTCATCCATCAGATCATCATTCCCACTCCCACTATTACTCCCCATCCATACTGGCGCAGAACATTTCAAGAATTCGAGACATAGCTGCAAAAGACGCTCATCTCGCGCATAGCCATAACTGTTGAGCATATTGCCCAGGGACGCAACCACGAGCTCCACGGCGTCCACGCTCAACCGCAGCCACCCTTTTTGCATGGCTTTGCATATCGCCCATCCTATCTCAACAGCTCGTAATCCATCCGCTTGCAAAAATGAATTGATCAATTGAGTATCTTTGTACGCTTTCGACTGgcccccgccgccgccgccgctgACAAGCATCATCACGCCTTGAAGACGGAAAGCTACAGCGGACCGTAACAGGGATGCAGAGGCTTTCAGTTCCGCAACTTTTTCCGGCAGAGGTGCGCTGGTCGCTTCGCCGCTTGTCACCGCAAAatcgtcatcctcctcgtcctcatcgtggccctcctcatcatgatgatgcgacgacgacgacaacAACTGTGTTGGCTGACCGGTAGACATTGATGAAGGCGAGCGAGTGATGACTTGTAGGCAGACGGGAAAGAGTCCTTGAAGTGTAGCTGAAACCTGCGTTTTCTTCGAATCAGTAAAAGCTGTAAAtctaaaaaaaaaagagagttTTTAACGTACTTCGGGCAACCTCCAAATGGCGTGTACCAACGATGCGGGATTCGACTGTACCTGAAAAGttgagaaagatgatggcgcGGTGGACATGGGCATGGGCATGGGCAACAGCGTCGATGGGAATGTGGGAGGATACTGTGTAGATTGTTGCTTGGCGCCGTCGCCATTTTCGCCCGGGACTAGAACTGGAGCTGGAGCTGGAGCTGGAGCTGGATCGCTAGAcgtgccttcttctccatcttcctgtGGCGGCGTATCGTACATGGTGGGAGGTAAAAGATCCTGACGTATCCCCGAATGAACATCTGGCTTGACAAGGATCGGCCagtcctcctcttcctcctcctctttcccctcctTTGGGACATCCACAAGACATCTCAGACCTCGCCACACGAGGTCGAGAGAGAGTATAGAGAGATCTGACGAGATGAGTAAAGGTTTCAAGAGATGTAACAGGCGGATTGCAGCGTTGATGCATGCCGCGTGAGGGATATATCCGTCCAGCTGAAGTAGACCTTGAAAGGCAAGTCCAAGGACGACGAGATCGATACATCGGCGGGGACGTTCGCCCGAGCTGATGATCGGCTTGGTTTTGGTTTCCCATTGGGCGATGGTCACGTTTAGTATATTGAGCAAAAGGTCTGAGAGACGGCGTGGTCGACCGTCGAGAAAGGTCGAATGGTCCGCTGAAGCCGTCAAGGGGGGAACGGTATTcggtggtggcggtggtggtggtgtgGGGTAGATATGGTAAAGCAAAAAATCGCGGATGGGTTGCGTTTTCGCTCGTTCCAGCGCATAGCCAACAACAGCCGAATCGGGCAAAAACTCTTTGACGACGGGTTCTGCCAGCGGGACATGGTGCTGGATCCGCGAGACGGCCGAAAACAGTCTCAGTATATCCCCCGGCGTGGCCTGATCAAGTCTCTGATCCATCTTGTCCCTCTCAAACTTTTCTCCAGCCAACGTCTTTTCCAACCATGAACATACCTGCTCTTCGAGGTCGAGCGAATACAGCTGGATATCCGATCTGGCGGCTTCGAGTGCGACAGAGTACAATGCACATACAGAATCGTGTGGTGTGGGAGGACCTTGAACGGCGATACTTGATAGTATAGATTGTATACCCTTGATCGTTGATGTAGAGTCCAACTTGTCAaactggaggaggatggcTGCAGCGTGTGATGCCGAACGGCAAGTACCGGGTAAATGGCATTTCCGCAGAGCAAAGCTCCATACTTGATTCCAATCATCTTGTTGGCTCTGGTCGTTTTCTTGTGCCCCGGTGGTATGGGACGACAGGATGATGGTTGATAAAGCAATATAGGCCCAGGACTGTAAGACCTCATTGTCGTCTCTTAGAAGCGATATCAAAGTCTGGCGAATATCAGAATGGATATCGTTGGCGAGCTTTGACCAGTGTTTATCAATGACAAAGACAAGTGTTTGGAGTGCTACAAGTCGAGATTCTGGTTTCCCCATGCCGATGGCCGAGATGAGCGAAGCGAGAGCGTTTTCAACTTTGCGTCGTTTGGATAGGGTGCCACTGCGACTGGGTGTTGTGATTGAAAAAGGGTGTGTTTGGTATAGCTAAAGCGAGGGATTGTCAGGTCGACGACGCCTACTAAAAcaaaaaaaccaaaaaatGTCAACTTACATAGACGCACGAGTCGCAGTACGTCTCGATCGCAGTCCATGAAAGCGCATGGTCGACTGTAAAGTGATGCCCTGCCGAAAAGGACCGAGTCTCAAACGGACATGCTGCAGCGTGATGACGGCCCTTGGCAATGGTCTTCAACCTCGTACTGGCCAAATCAAGCGGCTCGATTCCTCGCGACATGGTGGATTCTTTCGAAAGCATCTCCATCAGCCGTTCCACGTTTTCCCTGACGTCTTGTGCTCCCTGCACGCCGGCCGACATCTTGTGCACGACATGGGGCAGGATTTTATGGATGGCGATTGCTATCTGTTCGGGTATCCTTCTATCTCGATCCCGCTCGGGCGCTGCCCAGAGGGTGACGAGGTGAGGAAAGATCTTGACGCTGccgagcaagaagaggtcgCGACAGTTGAGTTCCATTTCTGATAGGACGGTATTTAGTGCCTTTAAGAGATGCAAGTGGTAGATGGTGACGTGCGGGTacatgatgaagaagcgcCGGATTTTGAGGACGATACCAAGCCCGACTTTTTGTCCTGCGGTCAGCGTGTCGCCGCTCTTCATGGTGGGCGGGACGACGGGCGATACGGTGCTGCATAAAAGGGCTGGGATGATCTGTACCAGGCTGGACGTGTTCACTGTGACTGGCGGTCTgtgcggc belongs to Cryptococcus neoformans var. grubii H99 chromosome 7, complete sequence and includes:
- a CDS encoding serine/threonine-protein kinase TEL1; amino-acid sequence: MDSVSGLHAALTLCASESARDRGRAHALLPAIFANPENLLVFHAAAAKHGGAPWLALFHCLFRAVAVEKQAVLRSSTRNAQPAERLSHAIRLVRLVAEQAVHLIARKPLIALLTHMRHQLVLSPRIFAPALLDYSKAINRLLSYPPHLESLDAHTWLALMSISFAAILGDDVLSDDQMDEQDILDVARELALLDTEKKAPPPPPHRPPVTVNTSSLVQIIPALLCSTVSPVVPPTMKSGDTLTAGQKVGLGIVLKIRRFFIMYPHVTIYHLHLLKALNTVLSEMELNCRDLFLLGSVKIFPHLVTLWAAPERDRDRRIPEQIAIAIHKILPHVVHKMSAGVQGAQDVRENVERLMEMLSKESTMSRGIEPLDLASTRLKTIAKGRHHAAACPFETRSFSAGHHFTVDHALSWTAIETYCDSCVYLYQTHPFSITTPSRSGTLSKRRKVENALASLISAIGMGKPESRLVALQTLVFVIDKHWSKLANDIHSDIRQTLISLLRDDNEVLQSWAYIALSTIILSSHTTGAQENDQSQQDDWNQVWSFALRKCHLPGTCRSASHAAAILLQFDKLDSTSTIKGIQSILSSIAVQGPPTPHDSVCALYSVALEAARSDIQLYSLDLEEQVCSWLEKTLAGEKFERDKMDQRLDQATPGDILRLFSAVSRIQHHVPLAEPVVKEFLPDSAVVGYALERAKTQPIRDFLLYHIYPTPPPPPPPNTVPPLTASADHSTFLDGRPRRLSDLLLNILNVTIAQWETKTKPIISSGERPRRCIDLVVLGLAFQGLLQLDGYIPHAACINAAIRLLHLLKPLLISSDLSILSLDLVWRGLRCLVDVPKEGKEEEEEEDWPILVKPDVHSGIRQDLLPPTMYDTPPQEDGEEGTSSDPAPAPAPAPVLVPGENGDGAKQQSTQYPPTFPSTLLPMPMPMSTAPSSFSTFQVQSNPASLVHAIWRLPEKTQVSATLQGLFPVCLQVITRSPSSMSTGQPTQLLSSSSHHHDEEGHDEDEEDDDFAVTSGEATSAPLPEKVAELKASASLLRSAVAFRLQGVMMLVSGGGGGGQSKAYKDTQLINSFLQADGLRAVEIGWAICKAMQKGWLRLSVDAVELVVASLGNMLNSYGYARDERLLQLCLEFLKCSAPVWMGSNSGSGNDDLMDEAMRLVCYIATKITSGSITSWKVRLAMLRFIEQFLHYDSASTLWADGMVQEEAEEHDVSMEDEEHLFHYISQSLSDPDMRVRTRAATTAASALYRPSIHPSEHPIIYDQASNSQAGDPTFPEHYLSYVLWKLNCCIASAKQRQMVIFDLYETAIGGAEYSDHLRAGLDAVARRLGLSSITALYLPYAPTTTISHDTSRSSAITFVLSTTHRLFGLSNRSAFFTACLEHAGAYILYCGKIGLFISACDAAGGVSPEDLALQLSVAAAAMAMVLFLSNDKTNVVNMKECKAEALALLSTFPGMSGPADAEKLLHNYVNGVAAHLWELMDLESSVDEIVAWLDKTEKDTAAGIAFAQMMAHDNNAKTGKVKAINPAASFQNIYNVCRFLEKEYSSISLHALTFAAILRLTSLINNAFLVSEQRRYLRALAMLLSVHQRTLQRPLIWEAFLTETIALLLQPDICRTVLSMVMWAFDRLESLSSTPSKLVNIFCQLGEIRIELGGSAATGSHQSNQMGDAVEEWIVKMSPKWSNSQISQEAFERAVALWPDSLRSRLSVLATPLSLRDLDDLSQNKAVHNAGQLCKQFLRRADSDDRQDVVSVFVDSTFWSLKDKISSVLDKEGINAFQDLLYLCNGEVRAPSLNFYGQDTSAKALTATTGEPRKTEAMNALYLAICKTMVQLLHDRRPQVRSAAYRCLQRMKPILTGKDLKELPADISDVLPILVPIPVGTVSQSQAMKLDGVINNAAWSNKAEHFATWSLELSGLLCKVASQHDKFFLSFEPLLSTPLLPLHHFLGHFVHAALVCSRSMSSERSKAISEHFETVLRNPFASTETVQSIVNIVLQLRRYEHPFRSGMLGYNAWLSVNFVDLSKAAVKCGLYVSALLFLELANDQGGWLDLGEPRVREIMYDIYSNVEDPDGFYGVQNKDIRDSLRRRLEHEGLSWEALGWAGAVYNVNGSDSRSAIPVLHHLHDIGLSRLASVVATETRTSGSVPLDDPFFADLSWRTGDWNLPIGRESGATSSGLLYSALSAVHRSKSYESASKIVDKAVHAEMTRLGGLQKEMLTSIQSTVTNLLCLRELNRWLDPQLQQEIHEAIDRGTLRDLQDINDRFEFASAERIIATRLSVFDSVKQRESRDMIGDVLTPKMELVIKAESTCHIKLSRLALKSNNLQAAINSLTALQKLQADVGEIDEAQDVFCEVLWKQGEHTLAIQLLEDLLLREKKKKSKGQRIPALEGRLAHWASEARLKAAHEIFGMFSNVTKSIKRSTADVSEHAEIFYQFACFADKQYVSQSSSADVKELKEYSKLRASQVLRLSARQSRARESDQKNSAVREAELDEEKLKKFEMQQKQYLNAALQFYAEAVSMTDNFNNCITRLVTLWLENDKNEESNVIFSRAIRKVPSYKFIFLAPQLAARLHRPESPTIFNATLNGLMFRMSQDHPYHTLYHVIPLLWEHKQPQSTNSSMLGRKSAADDIMMRLTSSASNRLAAGAARSMKRFVAIAMEWTSFVEKDKRLEYKLPSDSPLRKTPRDIPVATSAPSIDVTCQYKDIATFDHFSEWYTRAGGLSRPKVMTCFDSNGQKYTQLFKKDDGFRQDAVMEQIFVLVNDLLNRNRQTRSRKLRYRTYGVLALPDATGVIEFVVGTKPLIKYLPPAHEKYHPKDITSHDFLKTMQEVQSVKNNDEKIIQTWMKLKKRFHPVMRHLFTEKYRDPMAWFSMKLTYARSLAVTSIVGWVLEIGDRHCSNILMDECTGELVHIDFGIAFGAGRILPIPELVPFRLTDDLVDALGVTGVNGAFRQCSQLVLQTLIDSSDVVLTILEVFKQDPLHTWMVDDKMKKAQDGHHKMYPERGQEKADRIMRETRENLSKELSVQYRVNQLIQEARDVNNLATIFRGWHSWL